In Allomuricauda ruestringensis DSM 13258, the following proteins share a genomic window:
- a CDS encoding T9SS type A sorting domain-containing protein — MKKIYFVLLMALPLFSYGQDLVTVNNEPVQELKGFKMYPNPAYGSEVYITTETNGTKDVKVYDVFGEVVLTKRISTNTLDISRLVPGVYVLQVTERKKTMTRKLVVK, encoded by the coding sequence ATGAAGAAAATCTACTTTGTTTTACTTATGGCTTTACCTTTATTTTCTTACGGTCAAGACCTGGTTACAGTTAACAATGAGCCCGTACAAGAGCTCAAGGGTTTTAAAATGTACCCTAACCCTGCTTATGGGAGTGAAGTTTACATTACAACGGAAACCAACGGAACCAAGGATGTTAAGGTTTACGATGTTTTCGGCGAAGTTGTTCTCACCAAAAGAATCAGCACCAACACTTTGGACATATCCAGATTGGTACCAGGTGTTTATGTGCTCCAAGTAACGGAACGTAAAAAAACAATGACCCGAAAACTGGTCGTTAAATAA
- a CDS encoding acyltransferase: MKQFDTHRIFNIGNTDEFNALALDVFRFQYENNEVYSAFCDYLKKSPQNVSHYLQIPFLPISFFKTHKVLSSSKTPETIFTSSGTTQSTTSKHFVPDITIYEESFLQAFKQFYGKPEDFCILALLPSYLEREGSSLIYMVNNLIEKSEHPSSGFYLHNLEELHQKLQELEKNEVKTLLIGVSFALLDLAEQFPTALKNTIVMETGGMKGRRKELIREELHQILKEGLGVNKIHSEYGMTELLSQAYSKGNGLFQTPTWMKIITRDTEDPLTIQPNGKTGGINVIDLANIYSCSFIATQDLGKTHPNGAFEVLGRFDNSDIRGCNLMVL, encoded by the coding sequence ATGAAGCAGTTTGATACCCATCGGATTTTTAACATCGGCAATACGGACGAGTTTAATGCTCTGGCTTTGGATGTTTTTAGGTTTCAGTATGAAAACAACGAGGTTTACAGTGCTTTTTGTGACTACTTGAAAAAGTCGCCTCAAAATGTTTCCCACTATCTGCAAATTCCTTTTTTACCCATTTCATTCTTTAAAACTCACAAAGTACTTTCCTCATCAAAAACACCTGAAACTATATTTACAAGTAGCGGTACCACCCAAAGCACTACCAGCAAACACTTTGTTCCTGACATAACGATTTACGAAGAAAGCTTCCTCCAGGCATTCAAGCAATTCTACGGTAAACCCGAAGATTTTTGCATTCTGGCACTTTTACCTTCTTATTTGGAAAGAGAGGGTTCTTCTTTGATTTATATGGTCAACAATCTCATTGAGAAATCGGAACATCCCAGTAGTGGATTTTATCTTCATAATTTGGAAGAACTCCATCAAAAACTACAAGAATTGGAGAAAAATGAGGTCAAAACCCTGTTGATCGGTGTTTCGTTCGCTCTCTTAGATTTGGCTGAACAATTTCCTACAGCATTAAAAAATACCATTGTTATGGAAACTGGGGGCATGAAAGGCCGTCGTAAGGAACTTATTCGCGAAGAACTACATCAAATCTTGAAGGAAGGATTGGGCGTCAATAAAATTCATTCAGAATATGGGATGACAGAACTTTTGTCCCAAGCCTATTCCAAAGGAAATGGCCTTTTCCAAACACCAACTTGGATGAAAATAATCACCCGCGACACCGAAGACCCTTTAACTATTCAGCCTAACGGGAAAACGGGAGGTATCAATGTTATTGATTTGGCCAACATCTATTCCTGTTCCTTTATCGCTACACAAGATTTGGGCAAAACCCATCCCAATGGAGCTTTTGAAGTTCTGGGGCGTTTTGATAATTCAGATATTAGAGGCTGTAATTTGATGGTATTGTAA
- the tyrS gene encoding tyrosine--tRNA ligase, whose amino-acid sequence MTKNFVQELQWREMVHDVMPGAEEHLMEEMRTAYVGIDPTADSLHIGHLVGVMMLKHFQLAGHKPYALVGGATGMIGDPSGKSAERNLLDEETLRHNQDALKAQLSRFLDFESGEPNAAVLVNNYDWMKNFSFLEFIRDVGKHITVNYMMAKDSVKKRLSSDAMEGMSFTEFTYQLVQGYDFLYLYQNHDCTLQMGGSDQWGNITTGTELIRRIGGGKGFALTCPLITKADGTKFGKTEGGNVWLDAERTSPYKFYQYWLNTSDEDAEKYIKIFTFLTQKEIEDLVAEHKEAPHMRALQKKLAEEVTIMVHSQEDLDNAIKASNILFGKSTSNDLKQLNEKTFLDVFEGVPQATVSKNELEPGLDMIGALAAKTNFLGSNGEARRELKQNSIAVNKEKVKEDYMITASDLINNKFVLLQRGKKNYFVLVVE is encoded by the coding sequence ATGACGAAGAATTTTGTTCAAGAACTGCAATGGAGGGAAATGGTGCACGATGTAATGCCAGGAGCCGAAGAACACCTTATGGAAGAAATGCGTACCGCTTATGTGGGAATAGATCCTACGGCCGATTCACTTCATATTGGCCATTTGGTAGGTGTTATGATGCTTAAACATTTTCAGTTGGCCGGACACAAGCCCTATGCTTTGGTCGGAGGCGCAACGGGGATGATCGGTGATCCATCGGGCAAATCGGCTGAACGAAATTTATTGGATGAGGAAACCCTACGCCACAACCAAGATGCCCTAAAAGCACAATTGAGCCGTTTTTTGGATTTTGAAAGTGGTGAGCCCAATGCGGCGGTTTTGGTGAACAATTACGATTGGATGAAGAATTTTTCCTTCCTCGAGTTTATCCGCGATGTTGGAAAGCACATTACCGTAAATTACATGATGGCGAAGGATTCCGTAAAAAAACGTCTTTCTTCCGATGCCATGGAAGGGATGTCCTTTACCGAGTTTACCTATCAGTTGGTTCAGGGATATGATTTTCTGTATCTCTACCAAAACCACGATTGTACGTTACAAATGGGAGGTAGCGACCAATGGGGGAATATTACCACGGGTACGGAACTAATTAGACGAATAGGAGGCGGAAAGGGGTTTGCCCTTACCTGCCCGTTGATTACCAAGGCTGATGGAACCAAATTCGGGAAAACCGAAGGTGGCAATGTTTGGTTGGATGCGGAAAGGACTTCTCCCTATAAATTTTACCAGTATTGGTTGAACACATCCGATGAAGATGCCGAGAAGTATATCAAAATTTTCACCTTTTTGACTCAAAAGGAGATTGAGGATTTAGTGGCAGAACATAAGGAAGCACCCCACATGAGAGCGCTTCAAAAGAAATTGGCCGAAGAAGTTACCATTATGGTACATTCCCAAGAAGATTTGGACAATGCCATAAAGGCGAGCAACATTTTATTTGGAAAATCTACTTCCAATGATTTGAAGCAATTGAACGAAAAAACATTTTTGGATGTTTTTGAGGGCGTTCCCCAAGCAACGGTTAGTAAAAATGAACTAGAACCTGGTTTGGATATGATTGGCGCATTGGCGGCCAAGACTAACTTTTTGGGTTCTAACGGCGAAGCCAGAAGGGAATTGAAGCAAAATTCCATTGCCGTGAACAAGGAAAAGGTAAAGGAGGATTATATGATAACGGCATCAGACCTGATCAATAATAAATTTGTGCTCCTCCAAAGGGGCAAGAAGAACTATTTTGTTCTTGTTGTGGAGTAG
- a CDS encoding NAD-dependent epimerase/dehydratase family protein, producing MILVTGGTGLIGSHLLFHLIANGNKVRSNFRTQESLDKVHKVFGYYADDPSHLIEQIDWVQADITDVGGLDSLFDGVEYVYHCAALISFDPKDFKILERTNVEGTANVVNLSLKHGVKKLCYVSTIAAIGPSIKEKEVTEENEWSEAKASVYGITKYEAELEVWRGSQEGLSIVIVNPGVVIGPGFWKSGSGSFFTYASKEKMYFIPGGTGFVTITDVIDAMTKLMDSNVHTERFILVNQNMTYEKMFRKIAPQLGVAPPTKEVSKFMLECFWRWDWVRSNVFGKRRKLSKSVAKGLYRQKKYSNEKIKSELGFTFEDMDKALAFCCDKFIEQE from the coding sequence ATGATTTTGGTTACAGGAGGTACTGGACTGATCGGTTCCCATTTACTTTTCCATTTAATTGCCAATGGGAACAAGGTCAGGAGCAATTTTAGAACACAAGAGTCCTTAGATAAAGTCCATAAAGTTTTTGGGTACTATGCGGATGATCCATCCCATTTAATTGAACAAATTGATTGGGTACAGGCCGATATTACCGATGTGGGTGGACTGGATTCCCTTTTTGATGGTGTCGAATACGTTTACCATTGTGCCGCATTGATTTCCTTTGACCCAAAAGATTTTAAAATTCTGGAACGCACCAACGTGGAAGGCACGGCCAATGTAGTGAACCTTTCCTTAAAACACGGTGTTAAAAAACTTTGTTATGTGAGTACCATTGCGGCTATTGGTCCGAGCATAAAAGAAAAAGAAGTAACCGAGGAAAATGAATGGAGCGAAGCCAAAGCCTCTGTTTATGGAATCACCAAATATGAAGCTGAACTAGAGGTGTGGCGTGGTTCACAGGAAGGGCTTAGCATTGTAATCGTAAATCCAGGGGTAGTTATTGGACCCGGCTTTTGGAAATCGGGCAGTGGAAGCTTTTTTACCTATGCATCCAAGGAGAAGATGTATTTTATTCCCGGTGGAACCGGGTTTGTCACCATAACCGATGTGATCGACGCAATGACCAAATTAATGGATTCCAACGTCCACACTGAGCGTTTTATTTTGGTCAATCAAAATATGACCTACGAGAAGATGTTCCGGAAAATTGCACCTCAACTAGGTGTAGCTCCACCAACCAAAGAGGTATCCAAATTTATGCTCGAATGTTTTTGGCGATGGGATTGGGTACGCAGCAATGTGTTCGGTAAAAGAAGAAAACTCTCCAAGTCTGTGGCCAAAGGACTGTACCGTCAAAAAAAATATAGTAACGAGAAAATAAAATCCGAGCTGGGCTTTACATTTGAAGATATGGATAAAGCTTTAGCCTTTTGTTGCGACAAGTTTATTGAGCAGGAATAG
- a CDS encoding DUF4296 domain-containing protein, translating into MILLLSCAEKVVEEPENLIPKEKMTEILHDLAILNAAKSGAAKKFEESGIDIMEFLYKKYGIDSTQFSQSDLYYASLPLEYQTIYKQVEARLKRQKDTLEAIGERRNDSVRKANLKRSDSLKAIQEKGKVKEPIPAQ; encoded by the coding sequence ATGATCTTGTTACTTTCCTGTGCGGAAAAGGTAGTGGAGGAACCGGAAAATCTTATTCCTAAAGAGAAAATGACCGAGATTCTTCATGATTTGGCCATTTTGAATGCTGCTAAATCCGGAGCTGCAAAAAAGTTTGAAGAATCGGGCATCGATATCATGGAATTTCTTTATAAAAAATATGGTATAGATAGCACCCAGTTTTCCCAAAGTGACCTGTATTATGCATCACTTCCTTTGGAATATCAAACTATTTACAAACAGGTAGAAGCGCGATTAAAGCGTCAAAAAGATACATTGGAAGCCATTGGGGAACGAAGAAACGATAGTGTCCGTAAAGCAAACCTGAAACGAAGCGATTCTTTGAAAGCAATTCAAGAAAAAGGGAAAGTGAAGGAGCCTATTCCTGCTCAATAA
- a CDS encoding dihydroorotase: MSKILLKNAKIVNENSIFESDVLLEGDFIARIDTDISDAHAKVIDLEGDLLLPGIIDDQVHFREPGLTHKGTIATESRAAIAGGITTFMEQPNTNPQTTTIEKLEDKFAMAAKDSSANYSFLFGGTNDNLEELKRLDKNACSGVKLFLGSSTGNMLVDDEKVLEQIFRNTEMVISVHCEDEGTIRANMAKYKEMYGDNIPIEMHPIIRSAEACYLSSSKAIALAKKTGARLHVFHVSTGIETDLFTNTIPLEEKKITAEVCIHHLWFSDEDYAKKGTLIKWNPAVKTKNDREKLWKALLDDRIDVVATDHAPHTLEEKDKPYTSAPSGGPLVQHALLAMLQKEKEGVISLEKIVEKMCHNPAILFDIDRRGFIREGYYADLVQVNRNSKNEVKKANIFYKCGWSPFEGVTFDSEVRRTFVNGLLAYEKGTFSSEKNAMRLTFNR; this comes from the coding sequence ATGTCAAAAATACTGTTGAAGAACGCCAAGATTGTAAATGAGAACAGCATTTTTGAGTCCGATGTGCTGTTGGAAGGCGACTTTATTGCCCGCATCGATACCGACATATCCGATGCCCATGCCAAGGTCATTGATTTGGAAGGGGATCTTTTGCTACCTGGCATTATTGACGACCAAGTACACTTTAGGGAACCGGGCCTTACCCACAAAGGGACTATTGCGACCGAAAGTAGAGCGGCAATAGCTGGTGGTATCACCACTTTTATGGAGCAGCCCAATACCAATCCACAAACCACGACCATTGAAAAGCTGGAAGATAAGTTTGCCATGGCCGCAAAGGATTCTTCAGCAAACTATTCTTTCCTTTTTGGGGGAACCAACGATAATTTGGAAGAATTGAAACGATTGGACAAAAATGCTTGCTCCGGGGTTAAATTGTTCTTAGGTTCTTCCACAGGAAATATGCTGGTGGACGATGAGAAAGTCTTGGAACAGATTTTCAGGAATACCGAAATGGTGATTTCAGTCCATTGTGAGGATGAGGGAACAATCAGGGCCAATATGGCCAAGTATAAAGAAATGTACGGGGACAATATTCCGATAGAGATGCACCCCATCATCCGAAGTGCCGAAGCATGTTACCTATCTTCATCAAAAGCCATTGCTCTTGCCAAAAAAACAGGGGCAAGGCTACACGTGTTTCATGTATCAACAGGTATTGAAACGGATCTTTTTACCAATACGATTCCTTTGGAGGAAAAAAAGATTACCGCTGAGGTTTGTATCCACCATCTATGGTTTTCTGATGAGGATTACGCTAAAAAAGGAACTTTGATCAAATGGAACCCTGCCGTTAAGACTAAAAACGATAGGGAAAAACTGTGGAAAGCCCTTTTGGACGACCGTATCGATGTGGTTGCCACCGACCATGCACCGCATACGCTTGAAGAAAAAGATAAGCCATACACCAGCGCACCTTCTGGGGGACCTTTAGTGCAGCACGCACTCTTGGCCATGCTACAAAAAGAAAAAGAAGGTGTAATAAGTTTGGAAAAGATAGTGGAAAAAATGTGCCATAACCCCGCCATTTTGTTTGATATTGACCGTCGCGGATTTATTCGTGAAGGCTATTACGCGGATTTGGTGCAAGTGAACCGGAATTCAAAAAATGAGGTTAAAAAAGCCAATATTTTCTATAAATGTGGGTGGTCTCCCTTTGAAGGTGTTACTTTTGATTCGGAAGTAAGACGAACCTTTGTGAATGGTTTATTGGCCTATGAAAAAGGTACATTCAGTTCGGAAAAGAATGCAATGAGGCTTACGTTTAATCGTTAA
- a CDS encoding polyprenol monophosphomannose synthase: protein MADGLVIIPTFNEIENIEAIVKTVFDLKKDFHVLVVDDNSPDGTADCVIKLQKEFPENLFLEVRKEKAGLGTAYIHGFKWALKKGYEYIFEMDADFSHRPADLSRLHRACLNGADVAVGSRYKKGVNVVNWPLARILLSYGASFYVKIITGMKVHDPTAGFVCYKRKVLETINLDHVRFIGYAFQIEMKYRAYLKKFKIEEVSIIFTDRVNGKSKMNSAIIREAIFGVIAMKFRSIFFKKSF from the coding sequence ATGGCAGACGGCTTGGTCATTATACCCACATTCAATGAAATTGAAAACATCGAGGCCATTGTTAAAACGGTTTTCGATCTAAAAAAGGATTTTCATGTGCTGGTGGTAGATGATAACTCTCCCGATGGTACCGCGGATTGCGTGATAAAGCTACAAAAAGAATTTCCTGAAAACCTCTTTTTGGAGGTCCGAAAGGAAAAAGCGGGCTTGGGTACGGCATACATCCATGGATTTAAATGGGCGCTGAAAAAAGGCTATGAATACATTTTTGAGATGGATGCCGATTTTTCGCACCGACCTGCCGACCTTTCCCGTTTGCACCGAGCTTGTCTTAATGGCGCAGATGTGGCCGTTGGATCACGTTATAAAAAAGGAGTCAATGTGGTGAACTGGCCTTTGGCCAGGATTTTACTTTCTTACGGAGCATCGTTTTATGTAAAGATCATTACCGGAATGAAGGTACACGACCCTACGGCTGGATTTGTCTGCTACAAAAGAAAAGTGTTGGAAACCATCAATTTGGACCATGTACGCTTTATTGGGTATGCTTTTCAGATTGAAATGAAATACAGGGCCTATCTCAAAAAATTTAAGATTGAAGAGGTCTCGATTATTTTTACCGATAGGGTGAATGGTAAATCAAAAATGAACTCCGCGATTATAAGAGAGGCCATTTTTGGGGTAATAGCCATGAAGTTTAGAAGTATATTTTTTAAAAAGAGCTTTTAG
- a CDS encoding glycosyltransferase family 39 protein yields the protein MTQKFPRLFFILLAILFALNLLQASFTELIYDEAYYWYYAQNMAWGYFDHPSMVAFLIKVSSLFFDGELGVRFMSCVLSAGTYMLLWLLIDNPKKKDYVTHFFLLVFSFTLMNAYGFLTLPDTSLLFFTALFLWLYKRFLKDEGIVTAIYLGLVMAALMYSKYHAVLVILFVFLSNYKLIFNKKAWLAVVLALICYIPHFVWLYQNDFVSITFHLYERPNQAYQFDEFTLGYFLNIVAIIGLLFYWIYRALFKFKITDKFSKALVYLVYGVLIFFFISSFNRRVQAQWAIVISIPLAIIAFNHLLENAKSRKWMYRIGIVSLILLMYARAWMIYYPLFPMYFETHGNKEWTNELKTKSGGVPILFENSYRRSSMYEFYSGVPATSLNTYMYRKNQYSIDDSEERMRGKKVMFVSKYRKSGDISYMHLDSTVSHGIYINDFQSYRKLECIVEKPETGIKYSLKVYNPYPFDVPLEQLKYTISYSNKHKQVKQMRSLKVKNTSPQQALLKSKDTVFYTFELPLTTMENPSYFRIGIAENNLPPGLNGKPIKIE from the coding sequence ATGACTCAAAAGTTTCCCAGGCTTTTTTTTATTCTCTTAGCGATTCTTTTTGCACTCAACCTTTTACAAGCATCCTTCACCGAGCTTATCTACGATGAAGCCTATTATTGGTACTATGCACAAAACATGGCCTGGGGGTATTTTGACCATCCGTCCATGGTTGCTTTTTTGATCAAGGTCAGTAGCTTATTTTTTGACGGTGAGCTTGGGGTAAGGTTTATGAGCTGTGTGTTATCCGCAGGAACATATATGCTACTTTGGTTATTGATTGATAATCCGAAGAAGAAGGATTATGTAACCCATTTTTTCCTTTTGGTGTTCTCTTTCACCTTGATGAATGCCTATGGTTTTTTGACCCTTCCGGATACGTCGCTTTTATTTTTTACAGCCCTATTTTTATGGTTATATAAACGCTTCTTGAAGGATGAAGGCATAGTGACCGCTATTTATTTGGGATTGGTAATGGCCGCTCTTATGTACAGCAAGTACCATGCGGTGTTGGTGATTTTGTTCGTATTTCTTTCCAACTATAAACTCATTTTCAACAAAAAAGCATGGTTAGCGGTGGTTTTGGCCTTGATTTGCTACATCCCACATTTTGTATGGCTCTATCAAAACGATTTTGTTTCGATAACCTTCCATTTATACGAACGCCCAAATCAAGCCTACCAATTCGATGAATTTACCTTGGGGTACTTCTTGAACATTGTTGCGATCATCGGTCTCTTGTTTTATTGGATTTACAGGGCACTTTTCAAGTTCAAGATAACGGACAAGTTTTCAAAAGCTTTGGTTTATCTGGTTTATGGGGTTTTGATTTTCTTTTTTATTTCTAGTTTTAACAGACGGGTACAGGCACAATGGGCCATTGTAATCTCAATTCCGCTTGCGATAATAGCTTTTAATCATCTTTTGGAGAATGCCAAGAGCAGAAAATGGATGTACCGAATCGGTATTGTAAGTTTGATTCTCTTAATGTATGCAAGGGCATGGATGATATATTACCCCTTGTTCCCCATGTATTTTGAAACCCATGGCAATAAGGAATGGACAAACGAGCTTAAAACAAAGTCTGGTGGTGTTCCCATTCTTTTTGAAAACTCCTATAGACGCTCCTCAATGTATGAGTTTTATTCGGGTGTCCCTGCCACATCATTGAACACTTATATGTATCGAAAAAACCAATATTCTATTGATGACTCCGAAGAACGAATGCGAGGCAAAAAAGTTATGTTTGTTTCCAAGTACAGAAAAAGCGGGGATATTTCCTATATGCATTTGGACAGCACAGTTTCCCATGGAATCTACATCAATGATTTTCAATCGTACCGTAAATTGGAATGTATTGTGGAAAAACCGGAAACTGGCATCAAATACTCCCTCAAAGTTTACAATCCATACCCGTTTGATGTACCCTTGGAGCAATTAAAATATACGATTTCGTATTCCAACAAACACAAACAGGTTAAACAAATGCGCTCCTTAAAGGTTAAAAACACCTCGCCCCAGCAAGCATTGTTAAAATCCAAGGATACGGTTTTTTATACGTTTGAACTGCCATTGACCACTATGGAAAATCCATCGTACTTCAGAATTGGAATTGCAGAAAACAATCTGCCTCCGGGACTTAACGGCAAACCCATTAAAATTGAATAA
- a CDS encoding DUF4271 domain-containing protein, with translation MNPIEKTISSLDWMTITLFVGLVVLALGKYLFHKKFLNFIILPFNDKYILLHNKKGQFSHWFHLLLTLFQLINLSLFIFLVLKGFDLISYGKTVIVYLIILGFLALFELVKFSLQMFVGLVFNNLNLVGSLIFSKISYLNYSSIIISIANILLIYIATNSKTTIYVTLTLIILINGIGMAKLLKNHQKALFPYFMYFILYLCALEIAPLVLIGSYLKG, from the coding sequence ATGAACCCGATTGAAAAAACAATCAGTTCCTTGGATTGGATGACCATCACATTGTTTGTAGGTCTAGTTGTTTTGGCCCTTGGCAAATATTTATTCCATAAAAAGTTTCTGAACTTTATCATTCTCCCTTTTAACGATAAGTACATTCTGCTTCACAATAAAAAAGGGCAGTTTTCGCACTGGTTCCACCTCCTTCTCACCTTGTTTCAACTTATCAATCTCTCTTTATTTATTTTTCTTGTTCTTAAAGGTTTTGACCTGATATCTTATGGAAAAACAGTCATTGTCTATTTAATAATCCTAGGTTTTTTGGCATTGTTTGAACTGGTAAAGTTTTCCCTTCAAATGTTTGTAGGACTCGTTTTTAATAATTTAAACCTTGTTGGCAGTCTTATTTTCAGTAAAATATCTTACCTCAATTACAGCAGTATAATAATCTCCATTGCCAACATTTTGTTGATATACATTGCAACAAACTCAAAAACAACAATATACGTGACTTTAACGCTGATTATTCTAATAAATGGTATTGGTATGGCCAAGCTGTTGAAGAACCATCAAAAAGCACTGTTCCCGTATTTTATGTATTTTATTTTGTACCTTTGCGCACTCGAAATTGCGCCCTTGGTGTTAATTGGAAGCTATTTAAAAGGTTGA
- a CDS encoding uroporphyrinogen-III synthase, which yields MKVKTILVSQPEPKVENSPYSRLIEKEKVKVDFRPFIHVEGVEAKNVRQQKIDLNNFTAIILTSRNSVDHFFRIADEMRFKVPDSMKYFCQSEAVAYYLQKYVVYRKRKIYVGKRTFNELTPLIKKYKDEKFLLPSSDSLKPSVPELLDEVGVNWTRGIFYKTVISDLSDLRNVYYDILVFFSPSGIESLMKNFPDFEQNDTRIAVFGNSTVKAATTAGLRIDIQAPTPETPSMTMALQKYITSVNK from the coding sequence ATGAAAGTAAAAACAATTTTGGTTTCCCAACCAGAACCCAAAGTCGAAAACTCCCCCTATTCGCGATTAATTGAAAAGGAGAAGGTTAAAGTAGATTTTAGACCTTTCATACATGTTGAAGGTGTAGAAGCCAAAAATGTGAGACAGCAGAAAATCGACTTGAACAATTTTACGGCGATTATCCTGACGAGCAGAAACTCTGTGGATCACTTTTTCAGAATTGCCGATGAAATGCGCTTCAAAGTTCCAGATTCCATGAAATATTTTTGTCAGTCAGAGGCAGTAGCCTACTATTTGCAAAAATATGTGGTGTACAGAAAAAGGAAGATCTATGTTGGGAAGAGAACTTTTAACGAGTTGACTCCCTTGATCAAGAAATACAAGGACGAAAAGTTCCTGTTACCATCTTCCGATTCCCTAAAACCCAGTGTTCCTGAGCTATTGGACGAGGTTGGCGTGAATTGGACTCGTGGCATCTTCTACAAAACGGTAATAAGCGACCTTTCGGATCTAAGGAATGTATACTATGACATTTTGGTTTTCTTTAGCCCTTCAGGTATTGAATCCTTGATGAAGAACTTCCCGGATTTTGAACAAAACGATACTAGGATTGCCGTTTTTGGCAACAGTACGGTTAAAGCAGCTACAACGGCTGGGCTACGAATAGATATTCAGGCACCGACGCCCGAAACTCCATCCATGACCATGGCTTTACAGAAATACATTACCAGCGTTAATAAATAA